From Thermus tengchongensis, one genomic window encodes:
- the rsmF gene encoding 16S rRNA (cytosine(1407)-C(5))-methyltransferase RsmF — MLPKAFLSRMAELLGEEFPLFLRSLTEGERSYGLRVNTLKITPEDFTRIAPWPLRPIPWCPEGFYYPKEARPGPHPFFYAGLYYIQEPSAQAVGVLVDPQPGERVLDLAAAPGGKTTHLLARMGGRGLLLANEVDSRRVRGLMENVERWGARLGVLQAPPRALAEAFGPYFHRVLLDAPCSGEGMFRKDPEAIRHWGPGAPKRASEVQKALLAQAARLVGPGGVLVYSTCTFAPEENEGVVAQFLREHPEFHLEDARFHSLFAPGVPEWGDGNPELRKTARLWPHRLEGEGHFLARFRKEGGSWGTPPKERLPSLSQEARKALAGFLEEAGLDLEGPIWERAGHLYLVPEELPSLSGLRAPAPGLYLGRVQKGRFRPAKALALAFGATLPWPKLPQVFLLPEDPRALAFATGEGVGWEGEDLSLALVALQTPLGAFPLDFGKAKAGVLRPVGLGL; from the coding sequence GTGTTGCCCAAGGCCTTCCTCTCCCGCATGGCGGAGCTTTTGGGGGAGGAGTTTCCCCTTTTCCTCAGGTCCCTTACGGAAGGGGAAAGGAGCTATGGCCTTAGGGTGAACACCCTGAAGATAACGCCGGAAGACTTTACAAGGATCGCCCCCTGGCCCTTGAGGCCCATCCCGTGGTGCCCAGAGGGGTTCTACTACCCAAAGGAGGCCCGTCCCGGTCCTCACCCTTTCTTCTACGCCGGGCTTTACTACATCCAGGAGCCAAGCGCCCAGGCCGTGGGGGTGCTTGTGGACCCTCAACCGGGAGAGCGGGTTTTGGACCTGGCGGCGGCCCCGGGGGGGAAGACCACCCATCTCCTGGCCCGCATGGGGGGGCGGGGCCTCTTGCTGGCCAACGAGGTGGACAGCAGGAGGGTGCGGGGCCTTATGGAGAACGTGGAGCGCTGGGGGGCCCGCCTGGGGGTGCTTCAGGCCCCACCCAGGGCCTTGGCCGAGGCCTTCGGCCCCTACTTCCACCGGGTGCTCCTGGACGCCCCCTGCTCCGGGGAGGGGATGTTCCGCAAGGATCCGGAGGCCATCCGGCACTGGGGGCCTGGAGCGCCCAAAAGGGCCAGCGAGGTGCAGAAGGCCCTTTTGGCCCAGGCCGCCCGCCTGGTGGGTCCGGGGGGGGTCTTGGTCTACTCCACCTGCACCTTTGCCCCCGAGGAGAACGAGGGGGTGGTGGCCCAGTTCCTGAGGGAGCACCCCGAGTTCCACCTGGAGGACGCCCGCTTCCACTCCCTCTTCGCCCCTGGGGTGCCGGAGTGGGGGGATGGAAACCCCGAGCTAAGGAAGACCGCCCGCCTCTGGCCTCATCGCCTCGAGGGGGAGGGCCATTTCCTGGCCCGCTTCCGCAAGGAGGGGGGTAGCTGGGGCACGCCCCCTAAAGAGCGCCTTCCCTCCTTGAGCCAGGAGGCCCGCAAGGCCCTTGCGGGTTTCCTGGAAGAGGCGGGTCTAGACCTGGAAGGGCCCATCTGGGAGCGCGCGGGCCACCTGTACCTGGTGCCGGAGGAGCTTCCTTCCCTTTCCGGCCTCAGGGCCCCCGCTCCCGGGCTCTACCTGGGCCGAGTGCAAAAGGGCCGTTTCCGCCCGGCCAAGGCCCTGGCCCTGGCCTTCGGGGCGACCCTTCCCTGGCCCAAGCTCCCCCAGGTTTTCCTGCTTCCGGAAGACCCCCGGGCCCTGGCCTTCGCCACCGGGGAGGGGGTGGGGTGGGAGGGGGAGGACCTGTCCCTGGCCCTGGTGGCCCTGCAAACGCCCCTGGGGGCCTTTCCCCTGGACTTCGGCAAGGCCAAGGCTGGGGTGCTACGGCCCGTGGGTTTGGGGCTTTAG
- the aroC gene encoding chorismate synthase, with amino-acid sequence MRFLTAGESHGPELLAIIEGLPAGIPLTEEDINPWLERRQKGYGRGRRMVIETDRVEFRAGVRAGRTTGAPVALAIRNADHRNWVEIMDPAPGNEPRKKALTAPRPGHADLPGGIKYGHKDLRDVLERASARETAMRVAVGAVALKFLSLLGVEGTGYVPGMAGVWSQVPFAWDLVPRIEESPLRMTDPEAEAEVIRRIDQAKAEGDTLGGVIETRFRGLVPGLGSHVHWDRKLDGRLAQMALSIPAVKGVEIGPAFENAMRRGSEVHDAIYWSPERGFYRKTNRAGGLEGGMTTGEELVVRAALKPIATLMKPLPTVDVVSHEPADAARERSDVTAVPAASVILCALSAIVLAQAYLEKFGGDTMEEIQDRVERYKARVLAY; translated from the coding sequence ATGAGGTTCCTGACTGCAGGCGAGTCTCATGGCCCCGAGCTTCTGGCCATCATCGAGGGCCTACCCGCCGGCATCCCCCTCACCGAGGAGGACATCAACCCCTGGCTGGAGCGGCGCCAGAAGGGGTACGGGCGGGGGCGGCGGATGGTGATCGAAACCGACCGGGTGGAGTTCCGCGCCGGGGTCAGGGCCGGGCGCACCACGGGGGCGCCGGTGGCCCTGGCCATCCGGAACGCCGACCACCGCAACTGGGTGGAGATCATGGACCCAGCCCCTGGAAACGAGCCCCGCAAAAAGGCCCTCACCGCCCCCCGTCCCGGCCACGCCGACCTCCCTGGGGGCATCAAGTACGGCCACAAGGACCTAAGGGACGTGCTGGAAAGGGCCAGCGCCCGGGAGACCGCCATGCGGGTGGCGGTGGGCGCGGTGGCCTTGAAGTTCTTGAGCCTTCTTGGAGTTGAGGGAACAGGGTACGTGCCGGGTATGGCGGGGGTCTGGAGCCAGGTGCCCTTCGCCTGGGACCTGGTACCCCGCATAGAGGAAAGCCCCTTGCGCATGACCGACCCCGAGGCGGAAGCCGAGGTTATCCGGCGTATAGACCAAGCCAAGGCGGAAGGGGACACCTTAGGCGGGGTGATTGAGACCCGCTTCCGCGGCCTGGTGCCGGGCCTGGGGAGCCACGTGCACTGGGACCGGAAGCTGGATGGCCGCCTGGCCCAGATGGCCCTCTCCATCCCCGCGGTCAAGGGGGTAGAGATCGGCCCCGCCTTTGAGAACGCCATGCGCCGGGGCTCGGAGGTGCACGACGCCATCTACTGGAGCCCGGAACGGGGGTTTTACCGCAAGACCAACCGGGCGGGGGGCCTCGAGGGGGGCATGACCACGGGGGAGGAGCTGGTGGTGCGCGCCGCCCTCAAGCCCATCGCCACCTTGATGAAACCCCTTCCCACCGTGGACGTGGTGAGCCACGAGCCTGCGGACGCCGCCCGGGAGCGCTCCGACGTCACCGCTGTTCCGGCGGCCAGCGTGATCCTCTGCGCCCTTTCCGCCATCGTCCTGGCCCAGGCCTACCTGGAGAAGTTCGGCGGGGACACCATGGAAGAAATCCAGGACCGGGTGGAGCGGTACAAGGCCCGCGTCCTCGCCTACTGA
- a CDS encoding 3-dehydroquinate synthase has product MQRLSVRKPSPYPIAIGEGVLAQVEVPQGPKALLYDRKVEGFALEVAEALKVPHRLGLEGGEGAKTLEVYGRVLSFLAQRGLPRNTTLLVVGGGTLTDLGGFVAATYLRGIPYLSFPTTTLSVVDASVGGKTGLNLPEGKNLVGAFHFPQGVYAELRALKTLPPFTFKEGLVEAFKHGLISGDEGLLEVEGLAPESPRLEAYLAQAVAVKVAITERDPLERGERRLLNLGHTLGHALEAATHHALPHGAAVAYGLLYAALLGRALGGEDLVPLIQRLLRWLAPPPLPRLVWEDLLPYLARDKKKVSESLHWVVPLALGRLEVRPLPEALLREAYGAWQAELEAAGLVRP; this is encoded by the coding sequence ATGCAGAGGCTAAGCGTCCGTAAGCCCTCTCCTTACCCCATCGCCATCGGCGAGGGGGTGCTGGCCCAAGTGGAGGTGCCCCAGGGCCCCAAGGCCCTCCTTTACGACCGCAAGGTGGAGGGTTTCGCCCTGGAGGTGGCCGAGGCCCTAAAGGTGCCCCACCGCCTGGGGCTGGAAGGGGGGGAGGGAGCCAAGACCTTGGAGGTCTACGGCCGGGTCCTCTCCTTCCTGGCCCAAAGGGGCTTGCCCCGTAACACCACCTTGCTGGTGGTGGGCGGGGGCACCCTCACCGACCTGGGGGGCTTCGTGGCCGCCACCTACCTGAGGGGCATCCCCTACCTCTCCTTCCCCACCACCACGCTGAGCGTGGTGGACGCCAGCGTGGGGGGCAAGACCGGCCTCAACCTCCCCGAGGGGAAGAACCTGGTGGGGGCCTTCCACTTCCCCCAAGGGGTCTACGCGGAGCTCAGGGCCCTCAAGACCCTTCCCCCTTTCACCTTCAAGGAGGGCCTGGTGGAAGCCTTCAAGCACGGCCTCATCTCCGGGGACGAGGGGCTTTTAGAGGTGGAGGGCCTGGCCCCGGAAAGCCCCAGGCTGGAGGCCTACCTGGCCCAGGCGGTGGCGGTGAAGGTGGCCATCACCGAGCGGGACCCCCTGGAAAGGGGGGAGCGTAGGCTTTTGAACCTGGGCCATACCCTGGGCCACGCCCTGGAAGCCGCCACCCACCACGCCCTCCCCCACGGGGCGGCGGTGGCCTACGGCCTCCTCTACGCCGCCCTTTTGGGCAGGGCCTTGGGGGGGGAGGACCTGGTCCCCCTCATCCAGCGCCTCCTCCGCTGGCTCGCCCCGCCTCCCCTGCCCCGGCTGGTCTGGGAGGACCTTCTTCCCTACCTGGCCCGGGACAAGAAAAAGGTCTCGGAAAGCCTGCACTGGGTGGTGCCCCTGGCCCTGGGGCGCCTCGAGGTCCGCCCCCTGCCGGAAGCCCTGCTGCGGGAAGCCTACGGGGCGTGGCAGGCCGAACTGGAGGCGGCAGGACTCGTCCGCCCCTAA
- a CDS encoding lysophospholipid acyltransferase family protein — MRILAGLVLRGLGWRYHMPEPPSKKYVLIGAPHTSNWDFFVGLLALWALGIRARWLGKKELFRPPLGWLLRLLGGIPVDRSRKNNLVDQVAAIFQREEEIAILITPEGTRSQAPYWRTGFYYMALKAGVPIALGYADFRRKEVGIGGYLWPTGDIRRDFAEIRAFYQDKVGLRPEKQGPIRIRDEVEGVA; from the coding sequence ATGCGCATCCTCGCAGGCTTGGTTCTTCGCGGGCTGGGCTGGCGCTACCACATGCCCGAGCCTCCCAGCAAGAAGTACGTGCTCATCGGGGCGCCCCACACTTCCAACTGGGACTTCTTCGTGGGCCTTCTGGCCCTTTGGGCCTTAGGCATCCGGGCCAGGTGGCTGGGCAAGAAGGAGCTTTTCCGCCCGCCCTTGGGCTGGCTTCTCCGCCTCCTCGGGGGCATTCCCGTGGACCGCTCCCGCAAGAATAACCTGGTGGACCAGGTGGCGGCCATCTTCCAGCGGGAGGAGGAGATCGCCATCCTCATCACCCCCGAGGGCACCCGGAGCCAGGCCCCCTACTGGCGCACCGGCTTCTACTACATGGCCCTGAAGGCGGGGGTGCCCATCGCCCTGGGTTACGCTGACTTCCGGCGCAAGGAGGTGGGCATCGGGGGCTACCTCTGGCCCACGGGGGACATAAGGCGGGACTTCGCCGAGATCCGGGCCTTCTACCAGGACAAGGTGGGCCTTAGGCCGGAAAAACAAGGACCCATCCGCATCCGGGACGAGGTGGAGGGGGTGGCCTAG
- a CDS encoding secretin N-terminal domain-containing protein produces the protein MKLVIPGLLALGMGALAGSLPQEPRFDAKVDLKVSESQVRAGLTMPLDVVLEALARSVGLQPLIYRAYDPTGDPAKAQPPLPNVKLDFQGKPFREVWELLFATYGTQFNLDYLFLPPDVVVVAPTQVITALVDAPSRTGAMERKPYLVAIPEIAYRRTETDAQGQARTVVNIDGAKAWVQNDLLPFLSREASGLSVNWIVVEEGGKLRALLSVLATPEQHIRFSDILQRAGIDFRPLPALTLPKPRVERSYVLTHSTFPEILSFLQTQIPNAQVAVVPTDPKRALITATEEDHARIAELLKVVDVPKPIPTVRRVYTLQNLTFQEAQQRLKPVLERELKGARLEGVPGNPKALLLEATEADQAFFAEVLKAADVPPQVAPPTQEATVRRLYPLRFADAEKVAPFLAREVPGIVVQTVPGQPVLSVRGTEKQLAEVESLLAQIDQAPEQGPPVFQRSYQLSNAKATDLAKVLQEALQARQAQGQAQPQAPTRQATVVADERTNTLIVTGTQEDLALVEGLIPKLDQAVPQVNLRVRIQEVQSNFSRNLGLKWNTIAGGNVAASILDTGLSLIFDSTRSLAALNILATLEALQRQGLSRALRDVNQTVLNNQTARLQSGETFLIRRVVGDRVERVPFDIGIIVEVTPQITADGQILLNIKAEVSGNVQRNPVDGDVDRFTKQVVTTTLRVRDGQTVVLGGLTSQENNQVQQGVPLLMDIPLIGELFKQRTQETTDRELLVVITADILRETASR, from the coding sequence ATGAAACTTGTGATCCCCGGCCTTTTGGCCCTGGGCATGGGGGCCCTGGCGGGAAGCCTCCCCCAGGAACCCCGCTTTGACGCCAAGGTGGACCTGAAGGTCTCCGAAAGCCAGGTGCGGGCCGGGCTCACCATGCCTCTGGATGTGGTCCTGGAAGCCCTGGCCCGGAGCGTGGGCCTCCAGCCCCTCATCTATCGGGCCTACGACCCCACAGGGGACCCAGCCAAGGCCCAGCCCCCCTTGCCCAACGTGAAGCTGGACTTCCAGGGGAAGCCCTTCCGGGAGGTCTGGGAGCTCCTTTTCGCCACGTATGGCACCCAGTTCAATCTAGACTATCTCTTCCTTCCTCCGGACGTGGTGGTGGTGGCCCCCACCCAGGTGATCACCGCCTTGGTGGACGCCCCAAGCCGCACCGGGGCCATGGAGCGGAAGCCCTACCTGGTGGCCATCCCCGAGATCGCCTACCGGCGCACGGAAACCGATGCCCAGGGCCAGGCCCGCACCGTGGTGAACATAGATGGGGCCAAGGCCTGGGTGCAAAACGATCTTCTGCCCTTCCTTTCCCGGGAAGCCAGCGGGCTTAGCGTGAACTGGATCGTGGTGGAGGAAGGGGGCAAACTCAGGGCCCTACTCTCTGTCCTGGCCACCCCAGAACAGCACATTCGCTTCTCGGACATCCTCCAGCGTGCAGGGATTGATTTCCGCCCCTTGCCCGCCCTCACCCTGCCCAAGCCTCGGGTAGAGCGCTCCTATGTCCTGACCCATTCCACCTTCCCGGAGATCCTTTCCTTCCTGCAAACACAGATCCCGAACGCCCAAGTGGCCGTGGTTCCCACCGACCCCAAACGGGCTCTCATCACTGCCACCGAGGAGGACCACGCCCGCATCGCCGAACTCCTAAAGGTGGTCGATGTACCCAAGCCCATCCCCACGGTGCGCCGGGTCTACACCTTGCAGAACCTCACTTTCCAGGAAGCCCAGCAAAGGCTTAAGCCCGTCCTGGAAAGGGAGTTGAAAGGGGCCCGCCTGGAAGGTGTCCCGGGTAACCCCAAAGCCCTTCTTCTGGAGGCTACCGAAGCCGACCAGGCCTTCTTCGCCGAGGTCCTCAAGGCCGCCGATGTGCCCCCCCAGGTGGCCCCACCCACCCAGGAGGCCACGGTGCGCAGGCTTTACCCCTTGCGCTTCGCCGACGCGGAAAAGGTGGCCCCCTTCCTGGCCAGGGAGGTGCCGGGGATCGTGGTGCAGACGGTGCCGGGGCAGCCCGTCCTCTCCGTGCGGGGCACGGAGAAACAGCTTGCCGAGGTGGAAAGCCTCCTGGCCCAAATCGACCAGGCCCCTGAGCAAGGCCCCCCAGTGTTCCAGCGTTCCTACCAGCTCTCCAACGCCAAGGCCACCGACCTGGCCAAAGTCCTCCAGGAAGCCTTGCAGGCCCGGCAGGCCCAGGGCCAGGCCCAGCCCCAAGCCCCCACCCGCCAGGCCACGGTGGTGGCGGACGAGCGCACCAATACCCTGATCGTCACCGGCACCCAGGAGGATCTAGCCCTGGTGGAGGGCCTCATCCCCAAGCTGGACCAGGCGGTGCCCCAGGTGAACCTCAGGGTGCGCATCCAGGAGGTGCAGTCCAACTTCAGCCGAAACCTGGGCCTCAAGTGGAACACCATTGCCGGGGGAAATGTGGCGGCCAGCATCCTGGACACGGGGCTTTCCCTCATCTTCGACAGCACCCGGAGCCTGGCCGCCTTGAACATCCTGGCCACCCTCGAGGCCCTCCAGCGCCAGGGCCTCTCCCGGGCGCTAAGGGACGTGAACCAGACCGTCCTCAACAACCAGACCGCCCGCCTCCAGTCCGGCGAGACCTTCCTCATCCGCCGGGTGGTGGGGGACCGGGTGGAGCGGGTGCCCTTTGACATCGGTATCATCGTGGAGGTCACCCCCCAGATCACCGCCGACGGGCAGATCCTCCTCAACATCAAGGCCGAGGTTTCCGGCAACGTGCAACGCAACCCCGTGGACGGGGACGTGGACCGCTTCACCAAGCAGGTGGTGACCACCACCCTGAGGGTGCGGGACGGGCAGACGGTGGTCCTGGGGGGTCTCACCTCCCAGGAGAACAACCAGGTGCAACAGGGAGTCCCCCTCCTCATGGACATCCCCCTGATCGGGGAACTCTTCAAGCAACGCACCCAGGAAACCACCGACCGGGAGCTTCTGGTGGTCATCACCGCCGACATTCTGAGGGAAACGGCTTCCCGCTAA
- a CDS encoding competence protein yields the protein MKGLLARLAEAWRNLPQSTKLLLAGLLLVSAVALWYVGFYLPAQVPMEVQPTPGQPQVPSQGAEAPKTIEAPPIPPLAETAPQGQAAKPSPEASPSQEAPKAGEPVSATALPIPKTQQEAPLPNPFVPLVVEAPPSPPVPSPAPAPRPTPVPTGAPVRVTQGTPLPTPSVQTPPRPLPGSQGALPAPKVLTPAFQVETPKAQVDTPPLLTPPAGLVEVPLPRAPQTPEGEAKSAPSPAAPPTPSKTPLQALVEEKGIKLAGTLLGPVSVAILETKEGYLVLPVGSLLPGSEAVLRRIESDRVVLALKDESLEIALENTQAGGGQ from the coding sequence GTGAAAGGTCTTCTAGCGCGCCTGGCCGAGGCCTGGCGAAACCTACCCCAGTCCACCAAGCTCCTCCTGGCGGGCCTTCTCCTGGTGAGCGCCGTGGCGCTTTGGTATGTGGGTTTCTACCTCCCGGCCCAGGTACCCATGGAGGTGCAACCCACCCCCGGCCAACCTCAGGTGCCCAGCCAGGGAGCAGAGGCTCCCAAAACCATAGAAGCTCCACCCATCCCACCCCTTGCCGAAACTGCCCCCCAAGGCCAAGCGGCGAAGCCTAGCCCCGAGGCTTCTCCTTCCCAGGAAGCCCCCAAGGCAGGTGAGCCCGTTTCGGCCACAGCCTTACCCATCCCCAAAACCCAACAAGAGGCCCCGCTTCCAAACCCCTTTGTGCCCCTGGTGGTGGAGGCCCCACCTTCTCCCCCCGTACCCTCCCCTGCCCCGGCACCTAGGCCCACCCCCGTACCCACAGGGGCCCCTGTCCGGGTAACCCAGGGAACACCCCTGCCCACCCCCAGCGTTCAAACTCCACCCCGGCCTCTTCCAGGAAGCCAAGGAGCCTTGCCCGCCCCCAAGGTGCTCACCCCTGCTTTCCAGGTGGAAACCCCCAAAGCCCAGGTGGATACCCCACCTCTCCTCACCCCACCCGCTGGCCTCGTGGAGGTTCCCTTACCCAGGGCACCCCAAACCCCAGAGGGGGAAGCAAAGTCCGCGCCCTCTCCTGCCGCTCCCCCCACGCCCTCCAAAACCCCCTTGCAGGCCCTGGTGGAGGAAAAAGGCATCAAGCTGGCGGGTACGCTTTTGGGCCCGGTGAGCGTGGCCATACTGGAAACCAAGGAAGGGTATCTGGTATTACCCGTGGGTAGCCTTCTTCCAGGCAGCGAGGCAGTGCTTCGCCGCATAGAAAGCGACCGGGTGGTGTTGGCCTTGAAGGATGAAAGCTTGGAGATTGCCTTAGAAAACACGCAAGCAGGAGGTGGTCAGTGA
- a CDS encoding DUF4870 domain-containing protein: protein MEQPTPLTDAERTWAAVAHLAPLVGYFILIGQILLPLAILVWGPKSSFVQAHAKESLNGQISYTLYGLGLFLLAITVVGLVVAVPLAVALLVLVLWNMVQGALAAGRGGTYSYALILRLVP from the coding sequence ATGGAGCAACCCACCCCCTTGACGGATGCAGAGCGCACCTGGGCGGCGGTGGCCCACCTGGCTCCCTTGGTGGGGTACTTCATCCTCATAGGCCAGATCCTCCTACCCCTGGCTATCTTGGTTTGGGGTCCTAAAAGCTCCTTTGTGCAGGCTCACGCCAAGGAGTCCTTAAACGGGCAGATCAGCTACACCCTTTACGGCCTCGGTCTTTTCCTTTTGGCCATCACCGTGGTGGGGCTCGTGGTGGCGGTGCCCTTGGCCGTGGCTCTCCTGGTCCTGGTCCTTTGGAACATGGTCCAGGGAGCTTTGGCGGCGGGCAGGGGAGGGACTTACAGCTACGCCCTCATCCTCCGGCTGGTCCCCTAG
- a CDS encoding shikimate kinase, whose amino-acid sequence MARLEVPRPATFVSLTGFMGVGKSRIGRELARALMLHFIDLDRYIERRTGLSIPDIFRHLGEEAFRRMEKEAVRELIAKDFLVLSLGGGTFVDPENRALLLQRGPVVALWASPETILERATRKPGERPLLQVENPLERIRTLLEARKPIYQEAHVHVSTDGRKVEEVVEEVVEKLWRYAEAKRP is encoded by the coding sequence ATGGCCCGCCTCGAGGTGCCCCGCCCCGCCACCTTCGTGAGCCTCACCGGCTTCATGGGGGTGGGGAAAAGCCGCATTGGCCGGGAGCTGGCCCGCGCCCTCATGCTCCACTTCATCGACCTGGACCGCTACATCGAACGGCGCACCGGCCTCTCCATCCCCGACATCTTCCGCCATCTCGGGGAGGAGGCCTTCCGGCGCATGGAGAAGGAGGCGGTGCGGGAGCTCATCGCCAAGGACTTTCTGGTCCTCTCCCTGGGCGGGGGCACCTTCGTGGACCCGGAAAACCGGGCCCTGCTCCTGCAACGGGGCCCAGTGGTGGCCCTCTGGGCCAGCCCGGAAACCATCCTGGAGCGGGCCACCCGCAAGCCGGGGGAAAGGCCCCTTTTACAGGTGGAAAACCCCTTGGAGCGCATAAGGACCCTCCTCGAGGCCCGCAAACCCATCTACCAGGAGGCCCACGTGCACGTATCCACGGACGGCAGGAAGGTGGAGGAAGTGGTGGAGGAAGTGGTGGAGAAGCTCTGGCGCTATGCAGAGGCTAAGCGTCCGTAA
- the acpS gene encoding holo-ACP synthase, translating to MIRALGADLVEIARVRRLLARHGERALKRLFAEEELAYALRHQDPAPSLAARLAAKEAFQKCWPESLSWKEVWVGMEGKRPVLRFAPRVKARLEAENLFAHLSLSHEKSHALAVVVLEARGPAGG from the coding sequence ATGATCCGGGCCCTGGGCGCCGACCTGGTGGAGATCGCCCGGGTGCGGAGGCTCCTCGCCCGCCACGGGGAGCGCGCTTTGAAGCGGCTTTTCGCGGAGGAGGAACTGGCCTACGCCCTCCGCCACCAGGACCCCGCCCCCAGCCTGGCCGCCCGACTGGCCGCCAAGGAGGCCTTCCAAAAGTGCTGGCCGGAAAGCCTCTCCTGGAAGGAGGTCTGGGTGGGGATGGAGGGGAAAAGGCCGGTTTTGCGCTTTGCTCCCCGGGTAAAGGCCCGCCTCGAGGCGGAAAACCTTTTCGCTCACCTCTCCCTAAGCCACGAGAAAAGCCACGCCCTGGCGGTGGTAGTGCTGGAGGCTAGGGGACCAGCCGGAGGATGA
- the der gene encoding ribosome biogenesis GTPase Der: MHKVVIVGRPNVGKSSLFNRLLGKRSAVVADVPGVTRDLKEGVVETDQGRFLLVDTGGLWSGDKWERKIQEKVDRALEDAEVVLFAVDGRSELTQADYEVAEYLRRKGKPVILVATKVDDPKHEHYLGPLYTLGFGDPIPTSSEHARGLEELLEAIWEKLPVRHIESEPEVAGIKLAIVGRPNAGKSSLLNAILGEERVIVSEEPGTTRDAIDVHFTFRGQPFVLVDTAGIRKRPETLVEELAIRRSLKAIEEADVVLLVIDPFQVGDRELKLANHALEKGKPVVLVISKWDLVRKEEAPKVRRELKEKLAHLEHLPRVFTSAFTKQNLERIFSEAVRLFELNHTRIPTAELNRWLSVWTAKVQLPNFKGKPLKILYATQPEVAPPTFVFFVNHPEFVTRAFENYLKNRIGEDLGLKEVPFRLVFRGRREEG; encoded by the coding sequence ATGCACAAGGTCGTGATCGTGGGAAGGCCCAACGTGGGCAAGTCCAGCCTGTTCAACCGCCTCCTGGGGAAAAGGAGCGCGGTGGTGGCCGATGTGCCCGGGGTCACCCGCGACCTCAAGGAGGGCGTGGTGGAAACGGACCAGGGCCGCTTCCTCCTGGTGGACACCGGGGGGCTCTGGTCCGGAGACAAGTGGGAGCGGAAGATCCAGGAAAAGGTGGACCGGGCCCTGGAGGACGCCGAGGTGGTTCTCTTCGCTGTGGACGGCCGCTCCGAGCTCACCCAGGCGGATTACGAGGTGGCGGAGTACCTACGCCGCAAGGGCAAGCCCGTGATCCTGGTGGCCACCAAGGTGGACGACCCCAAGCACGAGCACTACCTGGGCCCCCTCTATACCCTGGGGTTCGGCGATCCCATCCCCACCTCCAGCGAGCATGCAAGAGGCCTCGAGGAACTCCTGGAGGCCATCTGGGAAAAGCTTCCTGTTCGGCACATCGAGTCGGAGCCGGAAGTGGCGGGCATCAAGCTCGCCATCGTGGGCCGACCCAATGCCGGGAAAAGTAGCCTCCTCAACGCCATTTTGGGGGAGGAAAGGGTCATTGTTTCCGAGGAGCCCGGCACCACCCGAGACGCCATCGACGTGCACTTCACCTTCCGCGGCCAACCCTTCGTCCTGGTGGACACCGCCGGCATCCGCAAGCGGCCGGAAACCTTGGTAGAGGAGCTGGCCATCCGGCGAAGCCTCAAGGCCATTGAGGAAGCGGACGTGGTCCTTCTGGTCATAGACCCCTTCCAGGTGGGAGACCGGGAACTCAAGCTGGCCAACCACGCCCTGGAAAAGGGAAAGCCTGTGGTCCTGGTCATCAGCAAGTGGGACCTGGTGCGGAAGGAAGAAGCCCCCAAGGTGCGGCGGGAACTGAAGGAAAAGCTTGCGCACCTGGAGCATCTTCCCCGGGTGTTCACCTCGGCCTTCACCAAGCAGAACCTGGAGCGGATCTTCAGCGAGGCGGTGCGCCTATTCGAGCTCAACCACACCCGCATCCCCACCGCCGAGCTCAACCGCTGGCTTTCCGTCTGGACGGCGAAGGTGCAACTTCCCAACTTCAAGGGCAAACCCTTGAAGATCCTCTACGCCACCCAGCCCGAGGTGGCCCCACCCACTTTCGTCTTCTTCGTAAACCACCCGGAGTTCGTGACCCGGGCCTTTGAGAACTACCTGAAAAACCGCATCGGTGAGGACCTGGGCCTTAAGGAAGTGCCCTTCCGCCTGGTCTTCCGCGGACGTCGGGAAGAAGGCTAA